The following are encoded together in the Salvia hispanica cultivar TCC Black 2014 chromosome 6, UniMelb_Shisp_WGS_1.0, whole genome shotgun sequence genome:
- the LOC125192981 gene encoding uncharacterized protein LOC125192981 isoform X1 — MSYQASALELLWLMQMDARANILARPPATMDKDRDAVRISSSNSVQGEDQTISIAVDGWEISKMKKMRTSKKVDNAGSSMKTKAVDGYREPKQGTHPRLIPEARSRVADSYGFRYAAL, encoded by the exons ATGTCATACCAAGCAAGCGCACTCGAACTTCTATGGCTGATGCAA ATGGATGCACGTGCTAATATCCTAGCAAGACCACCTGCAACTATGGATAAGGACAGGGATGCTGTAAGAATCTCTAGTTCTAATTCAGTTCAGGGTGAGGATCAAACTATATCCATTGCTGTTGATGGTTGGGAGATTtccaaaatgaagaaaatgcgCACGAGTAAAAAGGTAGACAATGCTGGTAGTTCAATGAAGACAAAAGCAGTTGATGGTTATAGGGAACCTAAACAAGGAACACATCCGCGTCTAATTCCCGAAGCCCGTTCAAGGGTGGCTGATTCCTATGGCTTCAGGTATGCCGCGCTATAG
- the LOC125192981 gene encoding uncharacterized protein LOC125192981 isoform X2 → MADASGFVMDARANILARPPATMDKDRDAVRISSSNSVQGEDQTISIAVDGWEISKMKKMRTSKKVDNAGSSMKTKAVDGYREPKQGTHPRLIPEARSRVADSYGFRYAAL, encoded by the exons ATGGCTGATGCAAGTGGGTTTGTG ATGGATGCACGTGCTAATATCCTAGCAAGACCACCTGCAACTATGGATAAGGACAGGGATGCTGTAAGAATCTCTAGTTCTAATTCAGTTCAGGGTGAGGATCAAACTATATCCATTGCTGTTGATGGTTGGGAGATTtccaaaatgaagaaaatgcgCACGAGTAAAAAGGTAGACAATGCTGGTAGTTCAATGAAGACAAAAGCAGTTGATGGTTATAGGGAACCTAAACAAGGAACACATCCGCGTCTAATTCCCGAAGCCCGTTCAAGGGTGGCTGATTCCTATGGCTTCAGGTATGCCGCGCTATAG
- the LOC125193487 gene encoding putative disease resistance protein At1g50180, with amino-acid sequence MAESVANVFLEILRDLLVEETKFLVSVSGDVDKVKADLRSIHALLMKADRERRDSPTLKLYISQLKDLAFKAENLLETYAFEVESKREEGRRSLKDKFKRYICIMCECISVHEVGKEARHIISALAELTNKLESELGQESSSLSRQEDEQQRLLRQTYAHEVEHDFVGMEKDIQLLVSKVKDETRKRRVVKIYGMGGLGKTTLARKVYNHADLQSYARAWVCITQQFQPKAVFADILKQLDRKRQTD; translated from the coding sequence ATGGCAGAATCTGTTGCAAATGTGTTTCTGGAAATCCTTCGTGATTTGCTGGTTGAAGAAACTAAGTTTCTGGTTAGTGTGAGCGGTGATGTTGACAAAGTCAAAGCAGATCTGAGAAGCATTCATGCGTTGTTGATGAAAGCTGACAGAGAGAGACGCGATTCTCCAACTCTAAAGCTTTACATTTCCCAACTCAAAGATCTTGCTTTCAAAGCTGAGAATCTGCTTGAAACGTATGCCTTTGAAGTTGAATCCAAAAGGGAAGAAGGGCGGAGGAGCCTCAAGGATAAATTCAAAAGGTACATTTGCATCATGTGTGAGTGCATCAGTGTCCATGAGGTTGGGAAAGAGGCTCGCCACATAATATCAGCCCTGGCCGAGCTCACTAACAAGTTAGAGTCGGAGTTGGGACAAGAAAGCTCATCTCTCTCGAGGCAGGAAGATGAGCAGCAGCGACTGTTGAGACAGACGTATGCTCATGAGGTTGAGCATGATTTCGTGGGCATGGAGAAAGACATCCAGCTTTTGGTCTCCAAGGTGAAGGATGAAACGAGAAAGAGACGAGTAGTGAAGATATATGGGATGGGTGGTCTCGGAAAAACTACTCTCGCCAGAAAGGTCTACAACCACGCAGACCTCCAATCTTATGCCCGGGCATGGGTTTGCATCACCCAACAGTTTCAACCTAAGGCGGTTTTCGCTGATATTTTGAAACAACTTGATAGAAAGCGTCAAACAGATTGA